The Leptospira terpstrae serovar Hualin str. LT 11-33 = ATCC 700639 nucleotide sequence AGATGGAAAAGATTCTAACACACTTTTAAAAAATGCAGACAGTGCTCTGAACCTTGCGAAAGCCCAAGGCAAAAACTGTTATGTGTTTTTTACAGAAGAATTACAAACAGTAGTCGCAGAAAGATTAGAGATCGAAAATCGAATGCGAATTGCTATCATCGAAAATCAATTCACTTTGATGTACCAACCCAAAATCGATCTTTATACAAGAAAACCTGTGGGAGTGGAAGCACTAATTCGTTGGCGACATCCCGAACGAGGTCTCATTTCTCCCAATGTATTCATTCCTATTTCCGAGGAAACGGGTATGATTTTAGCGATTGGGGAATGGGTGATCAAATCAGCGATCCAAACCATGCGCATTTGGAAAGATGAAGGAATCAATGAAGTTTCGATGGCAGTGAATATCTCCACCAAACAGTTCAAACACGAAAGATTGATTTCGACCATAGCAGAAAATTTGAAATTATTTAAAGTGGATCCACATGACTTGGAAGTGGAACTCACGGAAAGTTCCGTTATGGAAAACGCAGATGCAGCCGTTCGCACCATGCAAGAAATTCGGAAACTCGGGGCCAAAATTGCCATTGATGACTTTGGAACAGGATATAGTAGTTTGGGATATTTAAAAAAACTCCCCATCTCTTCTTTAAAAATTGACCGTTCTTTTGTTTCTGAAATCACAACGGACAAAGACTCCAAAACCATCATCCACGCTGTGTCCAACTTAGCACATAACCTTGGTTTGAGTGTGGTTGCAGAAGGGGCGGAAACTGCAGAACAAGTGCAATTACTTGCGGAAAGTGGAGTGGATCTCATCCAAGGATTTTTCTTTGCCAAACCGATGACTTCCGAGGATTGCCTTCATTTTCTGAAGACAGAACTTGGAATTTCGGATTGACCCGTTCGCTTTCCCACCGTTTTTATCAATTAAGGATTTCACTTGAAACTTTCAGTTGATTGGTTAAACGAATTTACCCCGCTCTCCCAGATCCCTTTTGATAAGGTTCTGGAAAAAATTAATACATCCATTTGCGAAATTGATGATGTGGAAGAATTCAGACTCCACCTATCATCAGTTATCACAGTAAAAATCAAATCACTTGAAAAACATCCGAATGCGGAAAAACTAACAACCACCATCGCAAGTGATGGTACCAAAGATTACCAAATTGTCACAGCGGCCACTAATGTAAAAGCCGGAGACATTGTTCCTTTGGCTCTTCCTGGAACCAAACTAGACGGGAAAGAAATTTTAGATTCGGAACTGCGCGGTGTTCGTTCCCAAGGGATGTATTGTTCCGAAAAAGAATTGGGTCTAGCCTTAGAATCTTCTGGTGTTTTGATTTTTCCACCAGAGACAACTCTTGGAATTTCTGTTCGGAAACTTTTTTTATGGGAAGATACCATTCTTACTATCGATAACAAATCGATCACTCATAGACCAGACCTTTGGAATCATTTTGGATTTGCAAGGGAACTTGCCTCCCAACTCCAATTGCCTTTAAATGAATTTCCATTCCAACAAGATACAAAATTAGAATCAGGAAATGACGGTCTTTCGGTTACAAAATCAGAACATGCTCATGCCTATTATGTTTGTTCCATCCAAAATGTAAATGTAGCCCCTTCCATTCCCAAAATCAAATCAAGACTCGAAAAATGTGGAATTCGTTCGATCAGTAATGTTGTGGATGTTTCCAATTATTTACTTTTGGAACTGGGACAACCTACCCATTTTTTTGATAGAGAAACATTACAATCCACAACCTTTTCCGTTGTGAAATCTGAAGAAGGAACATCCTTCCCTCTATTAGATGATACTACTCCCAAATTACAAAAAGACCTTCTCCTAATCCAAAACGGAAAAGATCCTGTAGCTTTAGCAGGTGTTATGGGTGGGAAAGAATCGGCTGTTACCGATAATACAAAAAATATTGTGATGGAATCGGCTGTTTTTAAAAGAGAAGATGTGCGTTTTTCCATTCGAAAAACCAATATTCGCACAGAATCTGCAGTTCGTTATGAAAAAGGATTAGATAGTTACACTTGTTTGTCGGTGATTCACCGTGCGATCCAACTGTTAAAAGAAAATGGAAATCCAAACATCAAAGTTTATGAACCACAAGGTTTCAACCATACAGAATCAAAATCAGTCACAATCAAAACGGATCTTACTTTCTTACGTCATAAATTAGGAAAAAACATTTCGCAAAACGAAGTCACAGAGATCTTACATCGACTTGGTTTTACTGTGACGAACCATGGGGAAGAACTTTCCGTTCTTGTTCCAAGATACAGACAGAATTATGATGTGACCATTCCAGAAGACCTTGTAGAAGAAATTGGCCGGACCATAGGTTATGCTTCCATCCAAACATTAGCCCTTTCGATGGCAGTGGAAACTCCAATTCGAAATCCACTCCGCGAATTGGAAAGAAGAGTGAAAAACTTTCTCGCTTTAGAAGTGGGATTTAATGAAGTTTATAATTACTCATTTGCCTCTCCCACGGATGCAAAATTAGAAGCATCAGAGGAAAGTTCATCTTTAAAAATTGCAAACGAAATGCCCGACGAACACTCGTTACTACGTAACAGTTTGTATCCTGGACTAATCAAACAAGCCAAACTCAACCAAGATCGATTCGAAACAGTGAATCTTTTTGAGTTAGGACGAACCTACCATAAAAAAGGGAAAGGATCTGAACTTGCAGAAGAAAGACGATGGATCACGATTTTATCTCTTTCTAAAAACAAACCGAATGACTTATCCGCGATTGAATTAGAATTTCTTAATTTAAGAGAAACCATTTCAGAACTTTTCCAATACTTAAACCTACCTAAGTTCGAATGGACAAAATCAAATAGAAACTACTTTCATCCCAATGCTGGGCTTGTCCTTACTTATGATGGAACGGAAATAGCCGAGTTGGGTATCCTTCACACGCGTTATGCGGATGACTATGACCTAAAACGACGAGCCATTCTTTCTAAAATCAATATGGAGAAGTTAGTTGATGTTTGGGAAAAACTGGGAAGGAATTCTCATTTCATTCCTCCTTCCAACTTTCCGCAAGGCCAACTCGATCTTTCCTTACTCATGAACGAAAAAGATTCTACCGAATCCTTCGCCAACTTAGTTCAAACCATGAAAATTCCAGAACTTGAATCTGTTTTTGTTCAGACCATTTTCCAAGGAGACTCTGTGGGTGTGGGTAAAAAATCTGTTACTTACCGATTTCAACTTATGTCCTATGACAAAACCTTTACCCAAGAAAGGTTTAAAGAACTTTCTGATTCCCTTGTAGAAACGGCCAAAGCGAACGGATACAGCCTACGATAAATTTGCTTTGACAAAACCCGATTTTTATCGGGAAATCATCCGAGTTTATGCGGACACTACTAACAGTCATTTTGTCGGGACTTGCTTTGTCTTGTTCCCGATTGGAAATTCAAAAATCCATTTCTGACGACAGTTTTGTTCCGCAAAAAATCGATTATGCGATCGCCTTAGGCGAAGATGTCAATTTTCAAAAACTTCGATGGACTCCTATATTCAAAAATAACTTAAGTTTGGGTTTTCAATCTGATCATGTTTACCTTCGTATCAAAGCCAACAATCCAACCGCTGTTAACAGACTGATTCTTGATTTAGGAAACCCTCACTTAGACATGGTACGAGTCTATGAAGAAGGAAATCCAGAACCGATCAAAGAAGGTGGAGATTTTATTGCTCATTCGCATTGGGACGCATTTTCCAAATCCATTGCATTCGAATTAGATTGGAATCAAAATGAAACCAAAACAATCATTTTAGAAACCAAATCATCATCAAATATCAGTTACTTGATTCGTTTCTACTCAAAAGAAACATTTTACTTAAAAGAAAATTTAGAAAATACAATCTTAGGTTTTTTTTATGGAACCATATTCATAATGGTAATCTATAATTTATTCATTTATTTTATCTTAAAAGAAAAAGCATACATTTCCTATTCGATCTCTATATTTTTTAATCTTATGTTACAGATGTATCTAAATGGTATCTTGAACCAAATAATCACATTAGATCATCCAGAGATTCATAATCGAATTGGAAGTGTCATTGTTACTTGTTCAGCATTATCTGGTTGGACTTTTGCTCAACAAACATTAAATCTTCGAGAACTGAACCCTTGGCCAAACAGATTGATTCAATCTCTCAAGGTCCTTGTTTTATTTTACATATTAATTCCTTATGCCTATCTACCAATTAATATCGCAGTTCGTCTGGGGAATTTTATTGCTCAGTTATTTGTTGTTTCCATTCTTTTTGTAGCGGTTGTAAACTACAGCACAGGAAACAAACAAGCTAGGTTATTCTTAATTGGTTGGAGTACATTATTATTTGGAATTCTGATGTATACTTTGATGCAAAATGGAATTTTACCAGTAAATGTATTTACTATATATGGAAACCAAATTGGGTCCACTTTAGAGGCTGCAATTTTATCTTTAGCCCTTGCAAATAAAATCAATGAATTAAAAGAAGAAAAGGCCAAAACACAAGCCGAAGCTCTTATCACTCTCGAAGAAAAAGTAAGGGAACGTACAAAAACATTAGATGAATCGTTGAATCTAATTAAAAAAGATTTAAACGTTGCCAAAAAAATCCAAAAAACTTTGTTTTCGGATATTAAAACTAGTGATCCACGAATTCATTTTCATTCCTACTACCAATCAATGTCAGAAGTAGGTGGAGATTTTTATGACCTAACACAAGTAAAACCAGATTACTATAGAATTTTTGTAGCAGATGCCACAGGACACGGTATCCAAGCAGCTCTTATTACAATGGCCATCAAAGCTGAATACGAATCATTAAAAATGATTTACGACCATCCTGATGATTTGGTTTTCCACATGAACCAAATCTTTATAAATAAATACAGCAATATCCAAACCATTTTTACTTGTTCGGTCTGCGATATTGATTTAAAAAACAAATTACTCTTTTATGCATCGGCAGGTCATCCTGACCAAATCCATCAGAGAATTTATGACATAAAACTACTTCCAAGAACTGGTAAAATCATTGGACTTATGGATCATACCCAATACCGAATCATTGAACACCAAATTGAAGAGGGAGATCGTATCTTTTTGTTTACTGATGGAATTTTTGAACAATTCAATGAAGAAAAAGAACTATTTGGTGAGGATCGGTTGTATGAAATTTTAAAAGAGAACTTAAAGATGAGTTTGGATCATACAATGGCAAAAGTACTCAGTGAACTTGCATCGTTTACAGAAGGTGATGTAAAACAAGACGACATTACATTTATCGGTTGCGAAATTCAAAGTCTAAGTTGATTTTGCTATCCATGTCCTATTCTGAAATTCCTGTTTTTACAAAACCATTCATCCACCCTTTCGCTACTGCCTTTGGTATGATAGAGTATGGAACTTCTGTTTCACTTTGGCCAGGAGCCGTGGTTCGAGCAGATATGAACTCAATCAAATTGGGAAGTTATGTGAATATCCAAGACAATTCCACTCTTCATACAGATAGCACAAGTCCCATCTCAATCGGAGAATGGACGTTAGTTGGTCACAATGTAATGATCCATGGATGTAGAATTGGCAGAGGGGTTCTCATTGGTATTGGTTCTATTATTCTCGATAACGCGGAAATTGGAGATGGTTCTCAAATTGCTGCTGGTTGTATGATTCGTGGTGGTAAAAAAATTCCACCGAGATCTCTTGTAGTACCCGATGGTTCTGATATCAAAATTTTTCCTGGAAAAGCAAAACCAGAACTAACAGTTGCGGGATGTATAGAATACGCTCATCTATCTGTTCGTTTTGAAAAAAATATTTTTGTTCCCTTCCAAAAAGAGGAAGAAGTTCATTTTGTAACCCAGGCAAAAGAAATCATCACAAAGTTAAGTATCTAAAATGCCTAAAACCATTTTTATAAAGTCTAAGTAACACATTTCCTATGAAAAAAATTATAGATAAAATCCAAATTCTGGGAATTTTTTCCATTACCCAAACTGTATTTCAAATTGGATCAGTGATGATCATGGCTGTATCTGCACTTGCAGGCCAGAGTATCGCACCTTCTCCCGAATCCGCTTCTTTACCAATTTCTTTTGTGATACTCGGAACTCTACTTGGTTTAGTTCCCGCATCTCGGATTATGAAATGGAAAGGAAGCAAGTTTGGATTACTTTCAGGAACAGTAGTTGGGATTTTGGGTGCGGCACTTGCTTCCTATGCAATGTATGAGAGAAATTTTATAGTATTCTCCGTAGCACATTTGTTATATGGATTTCATCAATCCTTTATCCAATACTTACGATTTGTTGCGATGGAATCAGTTCCCACTCACGACAGAGCAAGTGCCTTGTCTTGGATATTGATTGCCGGAATTCCTGCAGCTTTCTTAGGGCCACTGGCAGGTCTCCATGGCATCCAACTCATTCCCGATTCAATGTATTTGGGATGTTATATCATCCTTATCTTTAGTTTATCTTTGCAGTTTGTCTTTATCAGTTTTCTCCCAACACAATCCAAACCGACAAACGATGGCAAAACGACAGATTTACTATCTTCACCAAGAGAAGCCTTACGTCCGCTTTCCTATCATGTTAAAAACTTTGGACTTTGGGTTTCTGTTTTGGCAACTGCTTTCAGTTTCGGGCTAATGGCAATGCTAATGTCGGCTGTACCCGTGGCGATGAAAACTCATGGGCACGCAATGCATGCGTCCACTACTGTTTTGCAATGGCATGTCCTCGGAATGTACATCCCTTCCTTTTTCTCTGGACAATTGGTACGAAAAATGACTGCCCCTTATCTTATTCTACTTGGAATTTTTGTGATGGGACTTGAAAGTTTTGCTGCACTCCAAGGAACTGAATTTTTACCATTTGCGGTGGCATTAATTCTCCTAGGCATTGGTTGGAATTTTATGTATGTGGGTGGTACCAATTTACTCGTGGAACAATACCATCCTTCAGAAAAAAATACAATTCAAGCCATTAACGACACCATCGTTTATTCAATGGCCATCTTATCCACATATAGCGCAGGTTATTTGGAAAATAAAATTGGCTGGCTTCGTTTGAATTTGGTAAGTATACCGTTTTTAGTTTTGATTACAATTTTCATTCTTGTTTATATCGAACTCAACCGAAGGAAATTAAAGATACATGGATAAACAATTACATTGGGAAACCATCTATCACGAAAAACAACCAAACGAAGTAAGTTGGACACAATCAAATCCATCCTTATCCTTGAAACTAATTCAAAACACACAAAAACCAAAGTCAGCCAAAATCATTGATGTGGGTGGCGGAGAATCTTTGTTAGTTGATTATCTATTAGATTTCGGTTTCGAGAACATTACGATTTTAGACATCAGTAAAAATGCTCTAGACCGGTGCAAAAATCGAATCAGAAACAAAGGCAAAAATTTAAAGTGGGTTGTATCTGATATTACAGAATTCCATTCAGAAACCTCTTTTGAAATTTGGCATGACCGTGCCGTTTTTCATTTTCTAACTGATCCAACTTCAATAGCAAAATACAAATCTATTCTATTAAAATCATTAAATCCCGATGGAGAATTCATTATCGGGACATTTAGTACAGATGGGCCTAAAAAATGTAGCGGATTAGAAATTAAACAATATACGGAAAAATCATTAATAGAAAGTTTTTCACCCGAATTGGAACCTGTTGAGTTCCACAGGGAAGACCACATAACTCCATTTAATACAATTCAAAACTTTGTATTTGGTAGATTTAAAATGAAGAAAATTGTTTGTTAAATGATCTTTCTACCGGCTTTGATTTTGGCAGAAAATTCTTTTGCCATTTCAATCCGGAGTTTGCCTTCAGCAAACCTACGTTTTTCCAAATCTGTTTCCAATCGTAAGGGAGGAACGGGACAAGGTTTTTTATTTTCATCCAATGCAACAAACGACAGATAGGCTGTAGTAGCTCGAACCATCTCACCTGTATAAGGATTCTCACGATTGACTTGCACCCCGACTTCCATCGAAGTGGTTCCCACAAAGTTTACCATAGCTTTTAAGTTAACATGGTCTCCAATTTGAATTGGCGTTATAAAATTAATTCGATCAATACTAACTGTAACCGCTTCGTGACCGGAATGTCTTTGGGCAGACATGGCGGCGATTAAATCGATCCAGCTCATAATGGCCCCACCGAATGCTGTTCCGTAATGGTTTGCATCATTGGGAAGAACAATATGCCTTGTTTCTACAGCAGATTCTTGAGGTGATTTAGCAGGTAAATCATTAGGATTCGTCACAATGGGATATCTTCCCCTGAACCAATCGCTAAGGAAAGGATTTTTTACAGTTTCTTAGAATCAGTTCCCATCGTCCAATTAGAGACAATGTTGGCAGATAAACATAAATATGTCTACTGGACAAAATTCCGAAAAGACACAAGCCCCTTACTACGCAGGTTTCTTTTAGCCGCATCAGGTTTGTTTGTTGTTGCAGCAGGTCTACATATAGTTCCCATTTTTACCCATCAAGGTGAAGTTGATTATCTTTTTTTTGCAGTAGACTTTAGTTTTGCGGTGATTTTATTTTTAGAATATCTTTTAAAAAACAAAGTCCCATTAATCATTCGTGTTTTTAGTTTAATTTGTACGACTGTATTTATCTCTGTATTATCCTATTTGCGAAGTGGCCTTTTGGGTAGCGCCGAAATTTCATTAGCATTTATGATAGTTTCTTTTTTTGTTTTTCTTCCTCCTATCTTAAGTTTAATTTCTGCTATTCTTGTTTCTTTACTTCCTGCTTTGTTTGGTGGACTTGTTTATATATCTTGGATTCGATTTCCAGATTCATTAGGGA carries:
- a CDS encoding class I SAM-dependent methyltransferase; its protein translation is MDKQLHWETIYHEKQPNEVSWTQSNPSLSLKLIQNTQKPKSAKIIDVGGGESLLVDYLLDFGFENITILDISKNALDRCKNRIRNKGKNLKWVVSDITEFHSETSFEIWHDRAVFHFLTDPTSIAKYKSILLKSLNPDGEFIIGTFSTDGPKKCSGLEIKQYTEKSLIESFSPELEPVEFHREDHITPFNTIQNFVFGRFKMKKIVC
- a CDS encoding acyl-CoA thioesterase gives rise to the protein MTNPNDLPAKSPQESAVETRHIVLPNDANHYGTAFGGAIMSWIDLIAAMSAQRHSGHEAVTVSIDRINFITPIQIGDHVNLKAMVNFVGTTSMEVGVQVNRENPYTGEMVRATTAYLSFVALDENKKPCPVPPLRLETDLEKRRFAEGKLRIEMAKEFSAKIKAGRKII
- a CDS encoding 7TM diverse intracellular signaling domain-containing protein, which translates into the protein MRTLLTVILSGLALSCSRLEIQKSISDDSFVPQKIDYAIALGEDVNFQKLRWTPIFKNNLSLGFQSDHVYLRIKANNPTAVNRLILDLGNPHLDMVRVYEEGNPEPIKEGGDFIAHSHWDAFSKSIAFELDWNQNETKTIILETKSSSNISYLIRFYSKETFYLKENLENTILGFFYGTIFIMVIYNLFIYFILKEKAYISYSISIFFNLMLQMYLNGILNQIITLDHPEIHNRIGSVIVTCSALSGWTFAQQTLNLRELNPWPNRLIQSLKVLVLFYILIPYAYLPINIAVRLGNFIAQLFVVSILFVAVVNYSTGNKQARLFLIGWSTLLFGILMYTLMQNGILPVNVFTIYGNQIGSTLEAAILSLALANKINELKEEKAKTQAEALITLEEKVRERTKTLDESLNLIKKDLNVAKKIQKTLFSDIKTSDPRIHFHSYYQSMSEVGGDFYDLTQVKPDYYRIFVADATGHGIQAALITMAIKAEYESLKMIYDHPDDLVFHMNQIFINKYSNIQTIFTCSVCDIDLKNKLLFYASAGHPDQIHQRIYDIKLLPRTGKIIGLMDHTQYRIIEHQIEEGDRIFLFTDGIFEQFNEEKELFGEDRLYEILKENLKMSLDHTMAKVLSELASFTEGDVKQDDITFIGCEIQSLS
- a CDS encoding MFS transporter, with the protein product MKKIIDKIQILGIFSITQTVFQIGSVMIMAVSALAGQSIAPSPESASLPISFVILGTLLGLVPASRIMKWKGSKFGLLSGTVVGILGAALASYAMYERNFIVFSVAHLLYGFHQSFIQYLRFVAMESVPTHDRASALSWILIAGIPAAFLGPLAGLHGIQLIPDSMYLGCYIILIFSLSLQFVFISFLPTQSKPTNDGKTTDLLSSPREALRPLSYHVKNFGLWVSVLATAFSFGLMAMLMSAVPVAMKTHGHAMHASTTVLQWHVLGMYIPSFFSGQLVRKMTAPYLILLGIFVMGLESFAALQGTEFLPFAVALILLGIGWNFMYVGGTNLLVEQYHPSEKNTIQAINDTIVYSMAILSTYSAGYLENKIGWLRLNLVSIPFLVLITIFILVYIELNRRKLKIHG
- the pheT gene encoding phenylalanine--tRNA ligase subunit beta, with product MKLSVDWLNEFTPLSQIPFDKVLEKINTSICEIDDVEEFRLHLSSVITVKIKSLEKHPNAEKLTTTIASDGTKDYQIVTAATNVKAGDIVPLALPGTKLDGKEILDSELRGVRSQGMYCSEKELGLALESSGVLIFPPETTLGISVRKLFLWEDTILTIDNKSITHRPDLWNHFGFARELASQLQLPLNEFPFQQDTKLESGNDGLSVTKSEHAHAYYVCSIQNVNVAPSIPKIKSRLEKCGIRSISNVVDVSNYLLLELGQPTHFFDRETLQSTTFSVVKSEEGTSFPLLDDTTPKLQKDLLLIQNGKDPVALAGVMGGKESAVTDNTKNIVMESAVFKREDVRFSIRKTNIRTESAVRYEKGLDSYTCLSVIHRAIQLLKENGNPNIKVYEPQGFNHTESKSVTIKTDLTFLRHKLGKNISQNEVTEILHRLGFTVTNHGEELSVLVPRYRQNYDVTIPEDLVEEIGRTIGYASIQTLALSMAVETPIRNPLRELERRVKNFLALEVGFNEVYNYSFASPTDAKLEASEESSSLKIANEMPDEHSLLRNSLYPGLIKQAKLNQDRFETVNLFELGRTYHKKGKGSELAEERRWITILSLSKNKPNDLSAIELEFLNLRETISELFQYLNLPKFEWTKSNRNYFHPNAGLVLTYDGTEIAELGILHTRYADDYDLKRRAILSKINMEKLVDVWEKLGRNSHFIPPSNFPQGQLDLSLLMNEKDSTESFANLVQTMKIPELESVFVQTIFQGDSVGVGKKSVTYRFQLMSYDKTFTQERFKELSDSLVETAKANGYSLR
- a CDS encoding gamma carbonic anhydrase family protein encodes the protein MPVFTKPFIHPFATAFGMIEYGTSVSLWPGAVVRADMNSIKLGSYVNIQDNSTLHTDSTSPISIGEWTLVGHNVMIHGCRIGRGVLIGIGSIILDNAEIGDGSQIAAGCMIRGGKKIPPRSLVVPDGSDIKIFPGKAKPELTVAGCIEYAHLSVRFEKNIFVPFQKEEEVHFVTQAKEIITKLSI